The genomic stretch CCAAATTGTCtaaattactaatttaattcaaacgaaaaaaaatcaatataattgtatttcaatttctttaaatttaaaaaatgtgaacGATTTTGTTTCAATAATTGCAGTATGAAAAGCAGCACTGTATAGCTAAGATGACATCCACCTAATAAAGTAGGGGTTAAAAGTGAGAAATTACGATTACCGCCCtgcttttaattttgatttcccGACAAAATTAGTTTTGTAATGAACAAAGACATGACATTTTCAGCACCTATGTCTCTCTCATTCACTGAATGTGGATTAGCCTCCCTCCATgcatttcattttcttctttttcttcttcaattcctctTCTTCTAGTTCTTTGGGGCTTCAGTGGGTGGGTGGGGTtgtcaccaccaaaatggaaaGGCTATATGCCAAGTAGAGGAAGGGAAGTTGCATATGTTGTCATTCTTGATGATGAGACTACATTTCTAAATTCCAATGAAACCTAATTTTGATTCGAAACAAACAAGATCAGAAGATTAAGAGCTTGAAATAATCTTCTGTGCGTCATAAGGgtgaaacactattaaaaattaagaagaaaAGTTTACTAGTCTAAGAGTATACGTCTATAAGAACAAGGgaaatcttttatttattataataacaaaacattcAGAGCTGagttacaaatattatatttatagataaTTCTGACcatacatttacaaattaaaattactatgtACTGGACAGTGGCGACACTTCCCCATCCCCAACCCACTCAGCGAACCCACTTTGGGTTTGAATCATGGATACAAGTGCTTTCGCTTCATTGCGCTCCACTCACTACGCTCTAGCACGTACATACATGCATGTCATCTTCCAATGACATATGTGACATACacaagaaattattttatattttaaaatgtaatatataattgtttgtttGGTCCATACACGGAATGAAATTGATGAACATTTGAGAGATTAAATCAACAATTTGAGCAAAAATTATGAGacagtattttatatatttacgtATAAATTGAGAAaccgtatttttttttgaaaacaaagaaaCCGTATTTTAAAATGGGGAATATTTGATCAACTAAAAGTGCAACAATctacacacaaaaaataatttttttagacaAATTAAATTAGGTCATGtttatgtaaaaatttaaaaaaaaaatgctaacaAAGTTTAGCCATATGAGAGACTATTTTAACCAAAGTCAAAATACATCATGAATATCAAAAGAGTGCTTGAATAGATCGAATACATTACAAgtatcaaaacaaaaatttaaggATTATAATTCTTTTCTAGCCCCTAAATACCAAAGGAAGCTATGGACGACTATAGTGTTGATTGGTTCAATTCACTATAGGGAAGGAAAATGCCATACCAAAATAATTTTCACCATTATAAAATCATCCTTacatacaagagtatatatgtatgtaaagCCCAAGAAATATAACgatgaaaagattgatataaattaatgtctataattatatatatttgagtaatAATGCAATAACTTTGAAATTCTATTAGGATGATAGGTATTCTATTTTTCTAGGGTTGGGATTGCTAGATGCCTAGGGTTGAATTATGATTTATGGCATTATGGGTGATTTATCATGGCTCTACTTTTGTTAGGAAAATAGATTATTTAGACACATCACACATGAAGTTAAAAGAGTGATTCTTCAACGTTGATagataaaattaagaaatgtcAAAGTAATAGATACAATTTAAGGAGATgtttcatctcaattaaaaagttaagaaataatttttcatgtaTAATTAAAACACATTGATATAATTTTACTATCAAATTGAAAAATGtgttatattttaactaaaagtaattaataattagaatatatatttatattttatattgaaGGTGTTTAACAAGTAgctaataatttattagtttagCTTATAATTGATAGTTGATTGTGTTAGCTAGTTTTAATAGGACTCTAGTTATTATGTTTCACCAGGTTTTTATATCTATCTGATTATTTGTATTTAGTCATATATTTGTATACTTTTGGTTATTGATTCAATCTACAATTATTCCATTCCCTCATCTAGTATCATCGCTACGTACGACCCTTATGGCCTCGAACGTGCATGATGCCTCCTCCAAACGCACAGTGACCACCGCCACTTTGTCTTCTCCGACTGTTACTCCGGCTTCTCTCACATCGGCACATCATCACTTTGTGTCGATCAAGCTTACCTCGCGGAACTATTTGTATTGGCGTactatgttattattaattattttttaactattattaataatttataattataaaaaaatacttcgtagttaaaaataattcaatgtATATAACAGTTAAAACAATTATATGAGTGTCTGgatgtttgtgtgtgtatgaaGAATTACACTGCAAGGTCGTTGTGCAATCATGTAGTATGTAGTTACGGTGCAATCCTTTAAAAGTTCTCTGGTTATGTTGATTCTCACCTGATTATGATTGTATAGGTGGTTCTGttgatattaaaaatttaaatttgaattattataaaCACTATAATAACTAACAACTGCTAAGGGTAAATAAATTAGacttttaaaacaaaatgtaaTAAGTTGATATCAATTAGCTACTCAaagtaattttttcatttttaacttattagtatatattgtTATGTTATTTTTCATTTCCAACTTATTGGCATCAATAAGTTAAGCCAAAAAGTTATTACCAAACACACATATTAGATGTTTGGAtagttatcaaattaaataagctAAAGTTGATCAAACAAGTTAGGTTTTTGACCTTGATAAGTCTTTTTAAACACCCTTGTATTATGCTCAACAAAGACTCATAGCAATTTGATTAATGCTATTAAAAATGATGAATCATGACTTCATCAGTAGAGGTGCAAGATTCAACATATTCACAAATAAATTTCTGTACAAATTGAATGACGGTGCATTTAAAAAATCTTTGACATAGCTATTGTTTATTTGAACTTCCCAAATGACATTGATCTTTGCCCAATTCAATAATGTAATGGGTGATTTGTCCTCATTCTTTGCAGTAATCTAGctgtttgtttcattttctacttctgtatattataatttgaaatattataaaataatgtatctatatatatctcTAGATGATCAATATTTCAAAGCATTATTGGTTTgaatttattgttattaaattgAACATATATGCAGTATGATTAGCAATCATAAAAGCGTGCAGAGTAGAATGAATGTGTATTAGTTAGTGGTTTCACCATTTTAGGAGACAAAACACTTTTTATCTTTTACTAAAAAGCCAATTTATTCTCATAATATGTGTCCTTATCCCTTTACAAACCAATAACTATTGggttgcatgcatgcatgttaattAAACATATATGTATCAAGGGAATTGTTGACGtaccatatatacatacatatatatatatatatatatatatatatatatatatatatatatatatatatatatatatagagtaattTTTTGTGATCTATAATAAAGTATCAACTCTATagataatttctttcttttttttttttttgtgtacaagCTACTAATATAATGGCATaatattttagtgacaattagcAGCCAGACGAAGTAAAGGTGCTCGGCCTAGGCAAAGCTAGTTTGCTAAGAGAGGTCAGTCCAAGTTCAACTAGATTATTCAAATCAATGAGAGAATTCACTCTAAATATAGAAGGCACACCAAAAAGATTAATTAGTTCCCGAGCAATGCAACTCGCTTGGTTGTTTGTTATTtggttattataaataatatccTGATACTTAATCGTATTGTACTAAAACAGCGACTAGAACAAGGCATTCAGTAAATAGAATGATATTGGTATTTGCTATCATAAATAGAAAGAAAAGACAATATTTGCGTAGATATAATGATAGTTGCAAAAAATATCACCTGCTTTCTTtcattcataataatataataatagacACCGTCACTTTTCGACATGGTAAAATTAttcatacacatatacatatgtatgtatagtggaAGTTGCACAAGCAAGCATGTGAGAGATGTAGCAAAAGGGGGAAATGGGCATGTGGGAGAACAAAATGGGATGTTGCATTATTGTGACAATTAAGAGACTTGGTGATTGTTCCCCTAATCATGTGGAGTTCTCATGGGCTGACACCACATTATTCCCCATCTTatttataggttttttttttaggattatGGAACATGCCTTAGCCCTTCATCTCTTTCtctccatcttctttctttcttcttgctACTAGACAAAATCAATGGATACAACACATAAAACAATGCACCAAACTATCTCCAtaacaaatatcaaatttcaaACTAGCCATACTTTGCAATGTGTGCCACAAATTATGTGTGCCACAAATTATTGCAATGTTTATTATTACattgtttaaaaaaacacaTACTGTTAAAATTGTAGTCACACTTAAAAATTGGCGAATACTATTTGAAGAGTCAAAAGCATCTGCTCCACTTTAATCAAAAGAGACCATGTAAAAAAGTATACACCAAAAATATCTGTTTCACTTTGTTTGAAAAAGACCACCATCCAAGTATAGACAAACTCCGCTATGATCTATTTAATGTGAACTTACATTAGACAAACTCCGCTCTTATCTGTGTCACTAGACAAATTTCGCTCAAATATGTCTAACGCGGACTTACACTAGACAAAAATTCCGCTCAAATATGTGTAACGCGGACTTACACTAGACAAACTCCGCCCTGATTTGTGTAACGCAGACCAACATTTTTCTTATGAAGATGTAAGCTTCCAAACCCATTTAGAGTATATAGATGAAAGCTTAATTGATTACACTATGGATATATAGTTGAGTATTCCATTTTTCACATGTTCAACATAGTGCATTGTGCAAAAATAAGAttacaaataaatgaaataatgcaGGGATTATCCAAAACCTGACACTATTAAACTATATAGTAGACATTATAAATATggagtaatgaataaataaatgaatatataatagtCACAAAAGAAGACAAGGTAATCCATGAAGGCAAACCAACCAGAACTTGGATGGCAGCGGAAGAGGAAAGAACAACCGGCAAGCTCTACATACAACTGCTCTCTATGTATTCAAATGACAAAAAACACAGCAACAAAAATACGAAGATAAGGCCGGAGAACATTAAGGAACACAAGTAGTTTGATTCTATGTACAGGGGACTTGTGTCTTCTTGTTGCATGGAGTCGGGTTGAGCTAGCCACTTTCTGTGGGGAGCTCGGCCATGCTCCCAAACCCGCTGGCTGATTTTGGCCTCCACTCGGTTCTTCCCTTCACGATTTCAGTACCGCCCTCGAGGCGAAGCAAATGCTGGCACTCGATGGACCCAGAGCCGGCCAGATTGCCAATGTCGTTGCCCAAAATAGACGTGAGGGATTGCACCGTGCTGTCCTTCCTGCATTCCCGCCTGTACTCCAACGTCATGGAAGCGAGCTCGTGACTCTCCAAGATTGGCAAAGGGGCACTCTGCAGTAAACAACACCTTTACAAGTCGAGAAAACGGATAAATCTTGTAACAGAATCGAATATATAAAAGATGTGTAAAGTCACTCCAATCATTGACTTGAGTTTAGGTAGACAACAAGAACtgtcaaatatataaaagatgtGTAAAGTCTGAAGCATCTTCAAGAATGCCAAAGAACCATCGGTTTAGTATAGTTGGTTCGTCATTTCTGCAAGACTGAAATGGTTATAATGTGTATACATGCCCCGTAAACATTTGAGCATCAAATGAGAAGACATAAAcctcatattcatatatataatagcttggtttcatattaagaaaagaaaaaagttaatCGGGGAAAAGGAAGTAGGTTATGTACCTCAAGAATCCAGGCAATATATTTCACATTATTAACATGCTGGTTCACATCTAAATCAGTCCACTTTGGCTGCAATGTGAAACGCATAACATCATCACTAGACTAGACGACATATGAGGCGAACACAGTGGGGCATTCAAGAAAGACATCAACAGACTTACAGTTAACCCAGTGCGAACATAGTCTGCTCTCTCATCATCAAGCTTTGGAAGCCTCTTACCGTCTTCATCAATAACAGGAGGCACATCCACAAAATAGCTTCCGATTTCAGCTCGAACCTCATCATCCATTTTTGCTAATTTCCTTGTCTCTTTATTCATCATTACCCAAAGGCTGAAAGCAATACAATAAAGGTCGTCATCCCAATTTCAAAAGACCAACATGAACAGTTTTTCTCATACTTCTCCCCGTGtgcataaaaaaaatgactattACTTTTAAACACCATGAAATTTAGCAGACGATAAGATGTCTCTTTAGAAATTAGAATCATTGCAAAATACTACCAAACAAGTACTCCAATTACAGATACACCTCAGGACAAGGTTCATATTGGCACAAAACTGTTAAAATCTAGACATAGTAGATGGATAGCAACAATTCATTAACAATCTTCAGGAGGATATTCCTGCCTTTCcaaatttaatcaaataatccAACCGCAAAACAGTCTCCTACCTGGAAGCTCTCATTAACATGTCCCCAGTATTACTATCGTGTATAACCCAATCACGCCGCATTCCATTCTTTCCTGATGCAGCTATCCATGTGTCTACTTGAACAACATCACccctgagagagagagagagagagagagagagagagagagaatcaaAGCAAAGACCATCATTCATTGAATATTTATTCAATCACATTTTGATTAGTTATTCGTTATTCTACATATCACAAATAAATAGTCAGCACTTAATGCACAAGTAGGAAGACTAATTGAAACTAGCACAATAACAAAAGGTGACTATAATTTCAAGAATCAAGCAATAGAATTATAAAAGCTCAAAATCCTTGCATCATATGCAAACAACTGAGGTGATAGCATTATACAAGCACttgaaaataagaaagaaaaaaagaaaagaagaaaagaacagTTGATGAGTGAACACTCATAGGTGTTTATAAGGGAACTAAACTTAAAAGTAAACATTGAAAGATGGCGTGCGATAGTTCATtcaattcaaaatatatcaaaaagtattcacaaattaaagaagacCGTCCAATACATCAATCTTGGAGATAACAAGCAAGACCACAACCTACCAAGTAGGATAGCGATCCACCACAACCTGCATTTTACTGACAacccaaattaaatttttcttGCACATTTCTGGAGTTGAACCAAACCCACCACTCAGGAGACCTGCACTCTTTGCGTGATTTAGTGCAGTTTCCTGCAAATGTAGATAGACCTCGTGAAGGAAAACAAAAGATGcagtaaaaatgtaaaattatgaGCCTAGGCATCTCATTTTTTCCCCGATTACAcaactaattaactaaaaaattagcataaaactcTTAAATAAATGCAGGAATATACCTGCAAATGATTCATCATTGTTTCTATAGATGCAGTTCTATCAGCTCCAATTTCGTAGGACCTGATACTGAAATTTTGGCGAAAAAGAGAACCATCTTGTTGCACAAAACCTCCCAATCCAAATGAATCAATAAATGAATCAGAACGCTTTGGCTTCCAATCAAGCATCATCCACTGCTTTTCAGCAGCCAAGAAAATTGTTGTTATGGCAGCAAGAAGCATGCTCCAGTCAGGCAACTGATTGATAAAGGTCCTTGGTGAAGATGATGAAATCACCTCATCATCAGTCTTGTCCATGACACCTGTCTTGGATCGGTGTACTTTGGGAGGTGCTTGTGTGTTGGCCTTCACTTGCATGTTTCCAGAAGGAGAGGATTTTGACTTCAAGCCCCGTGCATCTATACTTGCAGGCGCAGTTCCTCCAAGCTGCTTTCCAGATGTTTTTGCATCAGATTTGGGGCGTGGATTGTCAATAGGGGAAAATGCAGCACAAGCAGCAGTTGCAACCATGATTAATTATGACACCTCAGCAGTCAGTGCAACTGCAACAATAACCGCAAAGATGGTCAAGATGAATCTTTTTGAGTTATTGACAAAAGGATGCAAgacaaatcaatatatatatatatatatatacatatatatatatatatatatatatatatatatatatatatatatatataatgcaaccAATAGCAGCATCCTCTCTGCATGATATTTAAATGAGCTTACTAGGAAATTTAGGATATCACCAAATTCCATGATCAAGGTCATATATTTGCAGTAAAACATTAATTCCAAGTGAAACTAAAAGCTTGAAATAAGTATTAGGAATTGGACAATTAAAAAGGACATAATTCTTCAAAAGTCAACACGCTTTCTTTAAATCTTCAAACAGCACTAGCTCACTAGCAAAGTTGTACGTGGCAAATGGTTAACACAATTTTGGGTACACAAAGAGAAGAGGGATTTAACACCTCTTACAATAACTGTAACAATACACACAAAAGTTCAGATTTTTTAAGCCATAATGTTTAGTTTTGGTTTCAAAACCATAAATACCCTATTTATATATTCTGGTCACACTAAAAACAAAACCTAAAATTGTGATAAAAATTCTGGAGTAAACTAAACATGCCCCTATCGTAGCCTAGCCTAAAACATTAATGCCCAGAAATTTTAGCCTAATTACCGGAGAGAAAGTATGCGGTGGTactaactttaaaattttatatctgcataataataataattgtgaaCTACAGAATTCtctaaatacggagtaataattttacAACACCAAAATCTCCCTTAAGCCGACAGTTCAGTTCTTCACTAATTACTAAATAATTttgcaaat from Ipomoea triloba cultivar NCNSP0323 chromosome 12, ASM357664v1 encodes the following:
- the LOC115999631 gene encoding palmitoyl-acyl carrier protein thioesterase, chloroplastic-like, giving the protein MVATAACAAFSPIDNPRPKSDAKTSGKQLGGTAPASIDARGLKSKSSPSGNMQVKANTQAPPKVHRSKTGVMDKTDDEVISSSSPRTFINQLPDWSMLLAAITTIFLAAEKQWMMLDWKPKRSDSFIDSFGLGGFVQQDGSLFRQNFSIRSYEIGADRTASIETMMNHLQETALNHAKSAGLLSGGFGSTPEMCKKNLIWVVSKMQVVVDRYPTWGDVVQVDTWIAASGKNGMRRDWVIHDSNTGDMLMRASSLWVMMNKETRKLAKMDDEVRAEIGSYFVDVPPVIDEDGKRLPKLDDERADYVRTGLTPKWTDLDVNQHVNNVKYIAWILESAPLPILESHELASMTLEYRRECRKDSTVQSLTSILGNDIGNLAGSGSIECQHLLRLEGGTEIVKGRTEWRPKSASGFGSMAELPTESG